In Corallococcus caeni, a single genomic region encodes these proteins:
- the recA gene encoding recombinase RecA yields the protein MAVNQEKEKAIELALAAVERQFGKGSIMRLGNDEPMMKDVQAISTGSTSLDIALGVGGVPRGRIIEIFGPESSGKTTLCLHIVAEAQKKGGVCGYIDAEHAMDVGYARKLGVRTDDLLLSQPDTGEQGLEIAEMLVRSGAIDVLVVDSVAALVPKAELEGEMGDAHMGVQARLMSQALRKLTGTISKSQTCVIFINQIRMKIGVMFGNPETTTGGNALKFYASQRMDIRRVGAIKNGENVVGSRTRVKVVKNKVAPPFKEVEFDIMYGAGISKEGDLIDLASNENIIEKSGSWFSFKGERIGQGRENAKEYLREHPETYKEVESLVLEKYGIGKPAAAAAPAAEASEPAEGEKRPRVKAVK from the coding sequence ATGGCCGTGAATCAGGAGAAGGAAAAGGCGATCGAGCTGGCGCTGGCGGCGGTGGAGCGTCAGTTCGGCAAGGGTTCCATCATGCGGCTCGGCAACGACGAGCCCATGATGAAGGACGTCCAGGCCATTTCGACGGGGTCCACTTCGCTCGACATCGCCCTGGGCGTGGGCGGCGTGCCGCGCGGGCGCATCATCGAGATCTTCGGGCCGGAGTCCTCCGGCAAGACGACGCTGTGCCTCCACATCGTCGCGGAGGCCCAGAAGAAGGGCGGCGTGTGCGGCTACATCGACGCCGAGCACGCGATGGACGTGGGCTACGCGCGCAAGCTGGGCGTGCGCACCGACGACCTGCTCCTGTCCCAGCCGGACACCGGTGAGCAGGGCCTCGAAATCGCGGAGATGCTCGTGCGCTCCGGCGCCATCGACGTGCTGGTGGTGGACTCGGTGGCCGCGCTCGTGCCGAAGGCGGAGCTCGAGGGTGAGATGGGTGACGCGCACATGGGCGTGCAGGCGCGCCTCATGAGCCAGGCCCTGCGCAAGCTCACGGGCACCATCTCCAAGAGCCAGACGTGCGTCATCTTCATCAACCAGATCCGCATGAAGATCGGCGTGATGTTCGGCAACCCGGAGACGACGACGGGCGGCAACGCGCTGAAGTTCTACGCGTCGCAGCGCATGGACATCCGCCGCGTGGGCGCCATCAAGAACGGCGAGAACGTGGTGGGCAGCCGCACCCGCGTGAAGGTCGTGAAGAACAAGGTGGCGCCGCCGTTCAAGGAAGTCGAGTTCGACATCATGTACGGCGCGGGCATCTCGAAGGAGGGCGACCTCATCGACCTCGCCTCCAACGAGAACATCATCGAGAAGAGCGGCAGCTGGTTCTCCTTCAAGGGAGAGCGCATCGGCCAGGGCCGGGAGAACGCGAAGGAGTACCTGCGCGAGCACCCGGAGACCTACAAGGAGGTCGAAAGCCTGGTGCTGGAGAAGTACGGCATCGGCAAGCCCGCGGCCGCGGCGGCTCCGGCGGCGGAAGCCAGCGAGCCGGCCGAAGGCGAGAAGCGCCCGCGCGTGAAGGCCGTGAAGTAG
- a CDS encoding Tex family protein: MHVYAAALAQELGIKPEQVDRTLALHEEGGTVPFIARYRKEATGGLDEVQIQAILDRATERAELDGRRDTILRSIEEQGKLTPELKKALQAARTRAELEDLYLPYKPKRRTRAAIAREKGLEPLADLVWKQEGQRGENLDARVKPYVSADKGVEDVAQALAGARDICAERVAEDARLRREARDLCTKRGTLRSDVVPAKKGETTKFENYYGHEEPLSQAPSHRVLALLRGEEEGVLKVKLGLPDDEVKGLFTGRVVTRPQSLFAGELRAAVEDGWDRLMGPSLESELRAELKERADKGAIGVFGENLRHLLLTAPAGARAVLALDPGLRTGIKLVMLDATGTVVETTTLYSERSADERARAAKLLEAVVRKHKPELIAVGNGTGSREAEVFTRDTLKAMGVQVPVVSVSEQGASIYSASEVAREEFPELDVSLRGAVSIGRRLQDPLAELVKIDPKSIGVGQYQHDVDQGLLKKKLGEVVDSCVNAVGVDVNTASPQLLEHVSGVGPSLAKKLVAHRAAKGRFTTRRELLKVSGLGPKTFEQAAGFLRVRGPEPLDSSAVHPERYTVVERMAKDLGVDVASLVGNAALVRKIEAKRYLGPELGELTLKDILAELEKPSRDPRGDFTAHATRDDLRSLEDVKEGMVLQGVVTNVTAFGAFVDVGVHQDGLVHVSQLAARFIKDPSEVAKVGDRLTVKVLSVDLARKRLALSVRAVLEGGAPQPSGRPAQAAKPASAPVQQQRPAQKPAAQAQAPAQKKPEPFNNPFSKLKR, translated from the coding sequence ATGCACGTCTATGCCGCCGCGTTGGCCCAGGAGCTGGGCATCAAGCCGGAGCAGGTGGACCGGACCCTCGCACTGCACGAAGAGGGAGGCACCGTCCCCTTCATCGCGCGCTACCGCAAGGAGGCCACGGGAGGCCTGGACGAGGTTCAAATCCAGGCCATCCTGGACCGGGCCACGGAGCGCGCGGAGCTGGACGGGCGGCGCGACACCATCCTGCGCAGCATCGAGGAGCAGGGGAAGCTGACGCCGGAGCTGAAGAAGGCGCTCCAGGCGGCGCGCACGCGCGCGGAGCTGGAGGACCTGTACCTTCCCTACAAGCCCAAGCGCCGCACGCGCGCGGCCATCGCCCGGGAGAAGGGGCTGGAGCCGCTGGCGGACCTGGTGTGGAAGCAGGAGGGCCAGCGCGGGGAGAACCTGGACGCGCGCGTGAAGCCCTACGTGAGCGCGGACAAGGGCGTGGAGGACGTGGCCCAGGCGCTGGCGGGCGCGCGCGACATCTGCGCGGAGCGGGTGGCGGAGGACGCCCGGCTGCGCCGCGAGGCCCGCGACCTGTGCACGAAGCGGGGCACGCTGCGCTCGGACGTGGTGCCCGCGAAGAAGGGCGAGACGACCAAGTTCGAGAACTACTACGGCCACGAGGAGCCGCTGTCCCAGGCCCCGTCCCACCGCGTGCTGGCGCTGTTGCGCGGCGAGGAGGAGGGCGTGCTGAAGGTGAAGCTGGGGCTGCCGGACGACGAGGTGAAGGGGCTCTTCACCGGGCGCGTGGTGACGCGGCCGCAGTCGCTGTTCGCGGGGGAGTTGCGCGCGGCGGTGGAGGACGGGTGGGACCGGCTGATGGGGCCGTCGCTGGAGTCGGAGCTGCGCGCGGAGTTGAAGGAGCGCGCGGACAAGGGCGCCATCGGGGTGTTTGGAGAGAACCTGCGGCACCTGCTGTTGACGGCGCCGGCGGGGGCCCGGGCGGTGCTGGCGTTGGACCCGGGGCTGCGCACGGGCATCAAGCTGGTGATGCTGGACGCGACGGGGACGGTGGTGGAGACGACGACGCTCTATTCGGAGCGGAGCGCGGACGAGCGGGCGCGCGCGGCGAAGCTGCTGGAGGCGGTGGTGCGCAAGCACAAGCCGGAGCTCATCGCCGTGGGCAACGGCACGGGCAGCCGCGAGGCGGAGGTCTTCACGCGGGACACGCTGAAGGCGATGGGCGTGCAGGTCCCCGTGGTGTCGGTGAGCGAGCAGGGGGCGTCCATCTATTCGGCGTCGGAGGTGGCGCGCGAGGAGTTCCCGGAGCTGGACGTGTCGCTGCGCGGGGCGGTGTCGATTGGCCGGCGCTTGCAGGACCCGCTGGCGGAGCTGGTGAAGATCGACCCGAAGAGCATCGGGGTGGGGCAGTACCAGCACGACGTGGACCAGGGCCTCCTGAAGAAGAAGCTGGGCGAGGTGGTGGACTCGTGCGTGAACGCGGTGGGCGTGGACGTGAACACGGCGTCACCGCAGCTCTTGGAGCACGTGTCCGGCGTGGGGCCGTCCTTGGCGAAGAAGCTGGTGGCGCACCGGGCGGCGAAGGGGCGCTTCACCACGCGGCGGGAGCTGCTCAAGGTGAGCGGCCTGGGGCCGAAGACGTTCGAGCAGGCGGCGGGCTTCCTGCGGGTGCGCGGACCGGAGCCGCTGGATTCGAGCGCGGTGCACCCGGAGCGGTACACCGTGGTGGAGCGGATGGCGAAGGACCTGGGCGTGGACGTGGCGTCGCTGGTGGGGAACGCGGCGCTGGTGCGCAAGATTGAAGCGAAGCGCTACCTGGGGCCGGAGCTGGGGGAGCTGACGCTGAAGGACATCCTGGCGGAGCTGGAGAAGCCGAGCCGGGACCCGCGCGGTGACTTCACGGCGCACGCGACGCGCGATGATTTGCGGTCGCTGGAGGACGTGAAGGAGGGGATGGTGTTGCAGGGCGTGGTGACGAACGTGACAGCGTTCGGAGCGTTCGTGGACGTGGGTGTGCATCAGGACGGCCTTGTGCACGTGTCGCAGCTGGCCGCGCGCTTCATCAAGGATCCGTCGGAGGTCGCCAAGGTGGGCGACCGGCTGACGGTGAAGGTCCTCTCCGTGGACCTGGCACGCAAGCGTCTGGCGTTGTCCGTGAGGGCGGTGCTGGAGGGTGGGGCGCCGCAGCCGTCGGGACGACCCGCGCAGGCTGCGAAGCCCGCCAGTGCACCGGTGCAGCAGCAGCGGCCCGCGCAGAAGCCCGCGGCGCAAGCTCAGGCTCCGGCGCAGAAGAAGCCGGAGCCTTTCAACAATCCGTTCTCGAAGCTGAAGCGCTGA
- a CDS encoding RNA polymerase sigma factor has translation MDWDPDTQAMLKVAAGDKQAFAWLFDRHHASVARFAYRFVGDAARAEELTQDIFVKLYRHARSYKPTAKFKTFLFRVATNHCLNEMRRGEYRVARLTEEAPVEDDAGAVQMPGPDGDRPDQALSGRELEAAVGLALKDLSDRERAAFTMCRFEGMAYRDIADALEASEAAVKSLIHRATLAVARRLEALQAGTVPARSRA, from the coding sequence ATGGATTGGGACCCGGACACGCAGGCGATGCTGAAGGTGGCGGCGGGCGACAAGCAGGCCTTCGCCTGGCTCTTCGACCGGCACCACGCGAGCGTGGCGCGCTTCGCGTACCGCTTCGTGGGGGACGCGGCGCGGGCGGAGGAGCTCACGCAGGACATCTTCGTGAAGCTCTACCGCCACGCGCGGTCCTACAAGCCCACGGCGAAGTTCAAGACCTTCCTCTTCCGGGTGGCGACGAACCACTGCCTCAACGAGATGCGGCGCGGGGAGTACCGCGTGGCGCGCCTCACGGAGGAGGCCCCGGTGGAGGACGACGCGGGAGCGGTACAGATGCCAGGGCCCGACGGAGACCGGCCCGACCAGGCGCTGAGCGGCCGCGAGTTGGAGGCCGCGGTGGGCCTGGCGCTGAAGGACCTGAGCGACCGCGAGCGCGCCGCGTTCACCATGTGCCGCTTCGAGGGCATGGCGTACCGGGACATCGCCGACGCGCTGGAGGCGAGCGAGGCCGCCGTGAAGAGCCTCATCCACCGGGCCACCCTGGCGGTGGCGCGCAGGCTTGAAGCGTTGCAGGCGGGCACCGTGCCCGCGAGGAGTCGGGCATGA
- a CDS encoding alkaline phosphatase D family protein, producing the protein MFRVEGGAPLDCAVWKLFHPRFPLESIALFNPFKRRTFLQAVVAVAATTTFGCSDDDTTEPSDGSPYFPQSLASGDPRPDSVVLWVRVEDMARAGDDLPLRLEVSTAEDFKTRVLDKTDLTARAEHDHAVKVKVTGLSARTTYYYRFSYEKDGQRHTTRVGRTRTAPAAGDDVPVKFVFASCQDFIGRYYNAWQRLLQLDADLDFVVFLGDYVYETTGDTSFQSDGGGRAVRFSAPEEALPQGSGVTAFLAANSLSNYRDLYKNVRTDRQLQAVHERYPFIITWDDHEFSDDCWQDVATYEDGKRDETQRDRKLNAEQAFLEYIPLDTVQSPEGAIDVAQEPRFPNSRIYRDFEYGRHLKLLVTDYRSYRPDHLIPEDAYPGGVVLDQTLLGAALQGQPEAVKQTFQTDTFAYVNIDDAAYAAQKQVLQGVYVSQAKAAGLSAAEAAEKAGKWVAGPVALYYVNQVLAAVNKGLVIPPADKPRGLAYAHMGKAALFNIQGSRYVVVKDTFDLFAAVKYQLSAGKSEDVFGKDQEAWFQQTLTTAQNTWKMVVSSTSLSALIWDFRQQADISDPTLRQRFYFSVDQWDGFPTKKKVMLNTLKAQGVQNTLFISGDIHASFASVEEGVPTLTAPGITSGSIKSLASLALIGAGYATGAPVYQHAVTEMEKTLMASNPGLRFADADSHGFVMVEVKADETLATFHLIPAAEVAKDYSKRADGELEAKFTTHTFRVKNSDIQPA; encoded by the coding sequence ATGTTTCGTGTGGAGGGAGGAGCGCCTCTAGACTGCGCGGTCTGGAAGCTCTTTCACCCCCGCTTCCCGCTGGAGTCCATCGCCTTGTTCAACCCCTTCAAACGCCGCACGTTCCTGCAAGCCGTGGTTGCTGTCGCGGCGACGACGACCTTTGGATGCTCCGACGACGACACCACGGAGCCGTCGGATGGCTCGCCCTACTTCCCGCAGTCGCTGGCGTCGGGTGACCCGCGTCCGGACAGCGTGGTGTTGTGGGTGCGCGTGGAGGACATGGCCCGCGCCGGGGACGACCTGCCCCTGCGGCTGGAGGTCTCCACGGCGGAGGACTTCAAGACGCGGGTGCTGGACAAGACGGACCTGACGGCGCGGGCGGAGCACGACCACGCGGTGAAGGTGAAGGTCACGGGGCTGTCCGCGCGCACGACGTACTACTATCGCTTCAGCTACGAGAAGGACGGCCAGCGCCACACCACGCGCGTGGGGCGCACGCGCACCGCGCCGGCGGCGGGGGACGACGTGCCGGTGAAGTTCGTCTTCGCCAGCTGCCAGGACTTCATTGGCCGCTACTACAACGCCTGGCAGCGGCTGTTGCAGCTGGACGCGGACCTGGACTTCGTCGTGTTCCTGGGCGACTACGTCTACGAGACGACGGGCGACACGTCCTTCCAGTCCGACGGCGGCGGCCGGGCCGTGCGCTTCAGCGCGCCGGAAGAGGCGCTCCCTCAGGGCTCGGGCGTCACCGCGTTCCTGGCGGCGAACTCGCTGTCCAACTACCGCGACCTCTACAAGAACGTCCGCACGGACCGGCAGCTGCAGGCGGTGCATGAGCGCTACCCGTTCATCATCACCTGGGATGACCACGAGTTCTCCGACGACTGCTGGCAGGACGTGGCCACGTACGAGGACGGCAAGCGGGACGAGACGCAGCGGGACCGCAAGCTCAACGCGGAGCAGGCCTTCCTGGAGTACATCCCGCTGGACACGGTGCAGTCTCCGGAGGGCGCCATCGACGTGGCCCAGGAGCCGCGCTTCCCCAACTCGCGCATCTACCGCGACTTCGAGTACGGCCGGCACCTGAAGCTGCTGGTGACGGACTACCGCAGCTACCGGCCGGACCACCTCATCCCGGAGGACGCCTACCCGGGCGGTGTGGTGCTGGACCAGACGCTGCTGGGCGCGGCGCTGCAGGGCCAGCCGGAAGCGGTGAAGCAGACGTTCCAGACGGACACGTTCGCGTACGTGAACATCGATGACGCGGCGTACGCGGCCCAGAAGCAGGTGCTCCAGGGCGTGTACGTGAGCCAGGCGAAGGCCGCGGGCCTCTCGGCCGCGGAGGCCGCGGAGAAGGCCGGCAAGTGGGTGGCCGGTCCGGTGGCGCTCTACTACGTGAACCAGGTGCTGGCGGCGGTGAACAAGGGGCTGGTGATTCCGCCCGCGGACAAGCCCCGGGGCCTGGCGTACGCGCACATGGGCAAGGCGGCGCTCTTCAACATCCAGGGCTCGCGCTACGTGGTGGTGAAGGACACCTTCGACCTGTTCGCGGCGGTGAAGTACCAGCTGTCCGCCGGCAAGAGCGAGGACGTGTTCGGCAAGGACCAGGAGGCGTGGTTCCAGCAGACCCTGACCACGGCGCAGAACACCTGGAAGATGGTGGTGAGCTCCACGTCGCTGTCGGCGCTCATCTGGGACTTCCGGCAGCAGGCGGACATCAGTGACCCCACGCTGCGCCAGCGCTTCTACTTCAGCGTGGACCAGTGGGACGGCTTCCCCACGAAGAAGAAGGTGATGCTCAACACGCTCAAGGCGCAGGGCGTGCAGAACACGCTGTTCATCTCCGGGGACATCCACGCGTCGTTCGCGTCGGTGGAGGAGGGCGTGCCCACGCTGACGGCGCCGGGCATCACCTCCGGCTCCATCAAGAGCCTGGCCAGCCTGGCGCTGATTGGCGCGGGCTACGCCACGGGCGCGCCGGTGTACCAGCACGCCGTCACGGAGATGGAGAAGACGCTCATGGCGTCCAACCCGGGCCTGCGCTTCGCGGACGCGGACTCGCACGGCTTCGTGATGGTGGAGGTGAAGGCGGATGAGACGCTCGCCACCTTCCACCTCATCCCCGCCGCGGAGGTGGCCAAGGACTACTCCAAGCGCGCGGACGGCGAGCTGGAGGCGAAGTTCACCACGCACACCTTCCGCGTGAAGAACAGCGACATCCAGCCGGCCTGA